Proteins encoded within one genomic window of Paramisgurnus dabryanus chromosome 13, PD_genome_1.1, whole genome shotgun sequence:
- the LOC135717742 gene encoding uncharacterized protein isoform X2, with protein sequence MMECVKEETDPESFTITPQHTEQQTGLTGVKEEDQRQNEMEDQQHNFISEEKSFGCSQTVENSPEEREEAKISKSISQKTQTGEMPYTCPQCEKCFKQKGNLKIHLMSHTAERPYSCPQCEKAYKHKRHLKEHLVSHGDERPFECPQCGKCFKRQGALKAHIKSHTGERPHSCPHCGKTYRHKSHLNKHLVSHRDEEPLTCPQCDKSFLQKQYLDDHIKTHTEEKTHTCPTCEQSYTCIESLIEHQISHTVQMPFSCPQCQKTFRHNKTFKNHMKSHSGDESNTCPHCGKNCASKSSLENHIRVHTGEKPFTCPQCDKSFAQRGQLKYHIQIHTGLLRRHQKTHSRRPGAGPNSGDEP encoded by the exons ATGATGGAGTGTGTTAAAGAAGAGACTGATCCTGAATCATTCACAATAACACCTCAACATACTGAACAACAAACAG GCCTGACGGGAGTGAAAGAGGAAGATCAACGACAAAATGAAATGGAGGATCAGCAACACAATTTCATTAGTGAAGAAAAATCATTTGGTTGCTCACAAACTGTTGAGAATTCACCTGAAGAAAGAGAAGAAGCCAAAATCTCAAAGAGTATTTCACAGAAGACACAAACTGGAGAAATGCCCTACACCTGCCCTCAGTgtgaaaaatgttttaaacaaaaaggaaaTCTTAAGATTCACCTAATGTCTCACACTGCAGAAAGGCCATACAGCTGCCCTCAATGTGAAAAGGCTTACAAACATAAAAGACACCTTAAGGAACATCTGGTCAGTCACGGGGATGAGAGACCCTTTGAATGCCCTCAGTGTGgtaaatgttttaaacgacAAGGAGCTCTTAAAGCTCACATAAAGTCTCACACTGGAGAACGGCCACACAGCTGCCCTCACTGTGGAAAGACTTACAGACATAAATCCCACCTTAACAAACATCTAGTCAGTCACAGAGATGAGGAACCCTTAACATGCCCTCAGTGCGATAAGagttttttacaaaaacaatatctTGATGATCACATAAAGACTCACACCGAAGAAAAGACACACACCTGTCCTACGTGTGAACAGAGTTACACATGTATAGAGTCCCTGATAGAACATCAAATAAGTCACACTGTCCAAATGCCTTTCTCTTGCCCTCAATGCCAAAAGACTTTTAGACataataaaacctttaaaaatcaCATGAAGAGTCACAGTGGTGATGAGTCGAACACTTGTCCTCATTGCGGGAAGAATTGTGCATCAAAATCAAGTCTAGAGAATCACATacgagttcacactggagagaaacctttcacGTGCCCACAGTGTGACAAGAGTTTTGCACAACGAGGACAACTTAAGTATCACAtacaaattcatacag GACTGCTGAGGAGACACCAGAAGACACATAGCCGGAGACCTGGAGCGGGACCGAATTCTGGAGATGAACCCTAA
- the LOC135789233 gene encoding leukocyte elastase inhibitor-like isoform X1: protein MESLSAANTQFSLNVFKKISEINTSGNVFYSPLSISSALAMLSLGAEGNTKDQILQVLCLNKLLKPEAATPEPGPAVLPQTQKPNTSGCCEVKHEPPKDQKPQKSPAHPTPGHKTEDQIHSSYNKLMSELNEPGVPYMLSLANRLYGEKSYQFIDKFISETQKYYQAGLESVDFIKNSEAARVNINNWVEENTQGKIKDLLKHGVLNNLTRLVLVNAIYFKGNWEKKFKKEATVDQRFKVNKNKTKKVKMMKQKSEFPVTFIPEVNSQILELPYVGKNLSMLIILPNEIEDDTTGLQQLEKTLTYEKLMEWTKPDNMYQLEVEISLPKFKLEETYDMMNLLVKLGMVDAFDIGKANFSAMSPKNDLVVSEVIHKSFVEVNEEGTEAAAATGVVIMTKCLRLPKIFNADHPFLFFIRHNPTNTILFYGRFCSP from the exons ATGGAGTCTTTATCAGCAGCAAACACACAATTCTCTCTCAATGTGTTTAAGAAGATCAGTGAGATAAACACAAGTGGAAATGTCTTCTACTCTCCTCTCAGCATCTCCTCGGCTCTGGCCATGTTGTCACTTGGTGCTGAAGGAAACACAAAAGATCAGATCTTACAG GTTCTGTGTCTTAACAAACTTCTGAAACCTGAGGCTGCAACTCCAGAACCTGGACCAGCGGTTCTGCCACAGACCCAGAAACCCAATACATCTGGCTGTTGTGAAGTTAAACATGAACCACCCAAAGATCAGAAACCCCAG AAATCTCCTGCTCACCCAACACCTGGGCACAAAACTGAAGACCAAATTCATTCCAGCTACAACAAACTCATGAGCGAGTTGAACGAACCAGGAGTCCCATATATGTTGAGCCTTGCCAATCGTCTGTATGGAGAGAAATCCTATCAGTTTATTGAT AAATTCATTAGTGAGACTCAGAAATACTACCAGGCTGGACTGGAGTCTGTGGACTTCATAAAAAACTCAGAAGCTGCACGCGTCAACATCAACAACTGGGTGGAGGAAAACACACAAG GGAAGATCAAAGACTTGCTAAAACATGGGGTCCTCAATAATTTGACACGTTTGGTTTTGGTGAACGCCATCTACTTCAAAGGAAACTGGGAGAAAAAATTCAAAAAGGAAGCCACTGTTGATCAACGATTTAAAGTGAACAAG aataaaactaaaaaagtaaagATGATGAAACAGAAGTCAGAGTTTCCTGTGACCTTCATCCCAGAGGTGAACAGTCAGATCCTGGAGCTGCCGTATGTTGGGAAGAATCTGAGTATGTTGATCATCCTtccaaatgagattgaagacgaCACCACTGGACTTCAACAG CTGGAGAAAACACTGACCTATGAGAAGCTCATGGAGTGGACCAAACCTGACAACATGTATCAACTAGAAGTTGAGATATCTCTCCCTAAATTCAAGCTGGAAGAAACTTATGACATGATGAATCTGCTGGTGAAACTGGGAATGGTGGATGCTTTTGACATAGGGAAGGCAAATTTTTCAGCTATGTCCCCCAAAAATGATCTGGTGGTGTCTGAGGTGATTCATAAATCCTTTGTTGAAGTCAATGAAGAGGGAACAGAAGCAGCTGCAGCTACTGGTGTTGTCATAATGACCAAATGTTTACGGCTTCCAAAGATCTTTAATGCTGATCATCCCTTCCTGTTCTTCATCCGACACAATCCCACCAACACCATTCTGTTTTATGGACGCTTCTGCTCTCCATGA
- the LOC135717742 gene encoding uncharacterized protein isoform X1, with protein sequence MMECVKEETDPESFTITPQHTEQQTGLTGVKEEDQRQNEMEDQQHNFISEEKSFGCSQTVENSPEEREEAKISKSISQKTQTGEMPYTCPQCEKCFKQKGNLKIHLMSHTAERPYSCPQCEKAYKHKRHLKEHLVSHGDERPFECPQCGKCFKRQGALKAHIKSHTGERPHSCPHCGKTYRHKSHLNKHLVSHRDEEPLTCPQCDKSFLQKQYLDDHIKTHTEEKTHTCPTCEQSYTCIESLIEHQISHTVQMPFSCPQCQKTFRHNKTFKNHMKSHSGDESNTCPHCGKNCASKSSLENHIRVHTGEKPFTCPQCDKSFAQRGQLKYHIQIHTGEKPFLCHLCDSSFARLRNLKYHLLFHSNEKPFSCDQCCEKFVSIGLLRRHQKTHSRRPGAGPNSGDEP encoded by the exons ATGATGGAGTGTGTTAAAGAAGAGACTGATCCTGAATCATTCACAATAACACCTCAACATACTGAACAACAAACAG GCCTGACGGGAGTGAAAGAGGAAGATCAACGACAAAATGAAATGGAGGATCAGCAACACAATTTCATTAGTGAAGAAAAATCATTTGGTTGCTCACAAACTGTTGAGAATTCACCTGAAGAAAGAGAAGAAGCCAAAATCTCAAAGAGTATTTCACAGAAGACACAAACTGGAGAAATGCCCTACACCTGCCCTCAGTgtgaaaaatgttttaaacaaaaaggaaaTCTTAAGATTCACCTAATGTCTCACACTGCAGAAAGGCCATACAGCTGCCCTCAATGTGAAAAGGCTTACAAACATAAAAGACACCTTAAGGAACATCTGGTCAGTCACGGGGATGAGAGACCCTTTGAATGCCCTCAGTGTGgtaaatgttttaaacgacAAGGAGCTCTTAAAGCTCACATAAAGTCTCACACTGGAGAACGGCCACACAGCTGCCCTCACTGTGGAAAGACTTACAGACATAAATCCCACCTTAACAAACATCTAGTCAGTCACAGAGATGAGGAACCCTTAACATGCCCTCAGTGCGATAAGagttttttacaaaaacaatatctTGATGATCACATAAAGACTCACACCGAAGAAAAGACACACACCTGTCCTACGTGTGAACAGAGTTACACATGTATAGAGTCCCTGATAGAACATCAAATAAGTCACACTGTCCAAATGCCTTTCTCTTGCCCTCAATGCCAAAAGACTTTTAGACataataaaacctttaaaaatcaCATGAAGAGTCACAGTGGTGATGAGTCGAACACTTGTCCTCATTGCGGGAAGAATTGTGCATCAAAATCAAGTCTAGAGAATCACATacgagttcacactggagagaaacctttcacGTGCCCACAGTGTGACAAGAGTTTTGCACAACGAGGACAACTTAAGTATCACAtacaaattcatacaggtgagaaGCCTTTCTTATGCCATCTGTGTGATAGTAGTTTTGCAAGGTTACGAAATCTCAAATATCATCTGCTGTTTCACTCCAACGAAAAGCCGTTCAGTTGCGATCAATGCTGTGAAAAGTTTGTTTCGATAGGACTGCTGAGGAGACACCAGAAGACACATAGCCGGAGACCTGGAGCGGGACCGAATTCTGGAGATGAACCCTAA
- the LOC135789233 gene encoding leukocyte elastase inhibitor-like isoform X10, translating to MSELNEPGVPYMLSLANRLYGEKSYQFIDKFISETQKYYQAGLESVDFIKNSEAARVNINNWVEENTQGKIKDLLKHGVLNNLTRLVLVNAIYFKGNWEKKFKKEATVDQRFKVNKNKTKKVKMMKQKSEFPVTFIPEVNSQILELPYVGKNLSMLIILPNEIEDDTTGLQQLEKTLTYEKLMEWTKPDNMYQLEVEISLPKFKLEETYDMMNLLVKLGMVDAFDIGKANFSAMSPKNDLVVSEVIHKSFVEVNEEGTEAAAATGVVIMTKCLRLPKIFNADHPFLFFIRHNPTNTILFYGRFCSP from the exons ATGAGCGAGTTGAACGAACCAGGAGTCCCATATATGTTGAGCCTTGCCAATCGTCTGTATGGAGAGAAATCCTATCAGTTTATTGAT AAATTCATTAGTGAGACTCAGAAATACTACCAGGCTGGACTGGAGTCTGTGGACTTCATAAAAAACTCAGAAGCTGCACGCGTCAACATCAACAACTGGGTGGAGGAAAACACACAAG GGAAGATCAAAGACTTGCTAAAACATGGGGTCCTCAATAATTTGACACGTTTGGTTTTGGTGAACGCCATCTACTTCAAAGGAAACTGGGAGAAAAAATTCAAAAAGGAAGCCACTGTTGATCAACGATTTAAAGTGAACAAG aataaaactaaaaaagtaaagATGATGAAACAGAAGTCAGAGTTTCCTGTGACCTTCATCCCAGAGGTGAACAGTCAGATCCTGGAGCTGCCGTATGTTGGGAAGAATCTGAGTATGTTGATCATCCTtccaaatgagattgaagacgaCACCACTGGACTTCAACAG CTGGAGAAAACACTGACCTATGAGAAGCTCATGGAGTGGACCAAACCTGACAACATGTATCAACTAGAAGTTGAGATATCTCTCCCTAAATTCAAGCTGGAAGAAACTTATGACATGATGAATCTGCTGGTGAAACTGGGAATGGTGGATGCTTTTGACATAGGGAAGGCAAATTTTTCAGCTATGTCCCCCAAAAATGATCTGGTGGTGTCTGAGGTGATTCATAAATCCTTTGTTGAAGTCAATGAAGAGGGAACAGAAGCAGCTGCAGCTACTGGTGTTGTCATAATGACCAAATGTTTACGGCTTCCAAAGATCTTTAATGCTGATCATCCCTTCCTGTTCTTCATCCGACACAATCCCACCAACACCATTCTGTTTTATGGACGCTTCTGCTCTCCATGA
- the LOC135789233 gene encoding leukocyte elastase inhibitor-like isoform X9, producing the protein MNHPKIRNPSLYCCKQKSPAHPTPGHKTEDQIHSSYNKLMSELNEPGVPYMLSLANRLYGEKSYQFIDKFISETQKYYQAGLESVDFIKNSEAARVNINNWVEENTQGKIKDLLKHGVLNNLTRLVLVNAIYFKGNWEKKFKKEATVDQRFKVNKNKTKKVKMMKQKSEFPVTFIPEVNSQILELPYVGKNLSMLIILPNEIEDDTTGLQQLEKTLTYEKLMEWTKPDNMYQLEVEISLPKFKLEETYDMMNLLVKLGMVDAFDIGKANFSAMSPKNDLVVSEVIHKSFVEVNEEGTEAAAATGVVIMTKCLRLPKIFNADHPFLFFIRHNPTNTILFYGRFCSP; encoded by the exons ATGAACCACCCAAAGATCAGAAACCCCAG tttatattGTTGCAAACAGAAATCTCCTGCTCACCCAACACCTGGGCACAAAACTGAAGACCAAATTCATTCCAGCTACAACAAACTCATGAGCGAGTTGAACGAACCAGGAGTCCCATATATGTTGAGCCTTGCCAATCGTCTGTATGGAGAGAAATCCTATCAGTTTATTGAT AAATTCATTAGTGAGACTCAGAAATACTACCAGGCTGGACTGGAGTCTGTGGACTTCATAAAAAACTCAGAAGCTGCACGCGTCAACATCAACAACTGGGTGGAGGAAAACACACAAG GGAAGATCAAAGACTTGCTAAAACATGGGGTCCTCAATAATTTGACACGTTTGGTTTTGGTGAACGCCATCTACTTCAAAGGAAACTGGGAGAAAAAATTCAAAAAGGAAGCCACTGTTGATCAACGATTTAAAGTGAACAAG aataaaactaaaaaagtaaagATGATGAAACAGAAGTCAGAGTTTCCTGTGACCTTCATCCCAGAGGTGAACAGTCAGATCCTGGAGCTGCCGTATGTTGGGAAGAATCTGAGTATGTTGATCATCCTtccaaatgagattgaagacgaCACCACTGGACTTCAACAG CTGGAGAAAACACTGACCTATGAGAAGCTCATGGAGTGGACCAAACCTGACAACATGTATCAACTAGAAGTTGAGATATCTCTCCCTAAATTCAAGCTGGAAGAAACTTATGACATGATGAATCTGCTGGTGAAACTGGGAATGGTGGATGCTTTTGACATAGGGAAGGCAAATTTTTCAGCTATGTCCCCCAAAAATGATCTGGTGGTGTCTGAGGTGATTCATAAATCCTTTGTTGAAGTCAATGAAGAGGGAACAGAAGCAGCTGCAGCTACTGGTGTTGTCATAATGACCAAATGTTTACGGCTTCCAAAGATCTTTAATGCTGATCATCCCTTCCTGTTCTTCATCCGACACAATCCCACCAACACCATTCTGTTTTATGGACGCTTCTGCTCTCCATGA